In one Pseudomonas sp. Bout1 genomic region, the following are encoded:
- a CDS encoding cytosine permease: MAVKDARASTTPLIEKRSIDYIPEAERHGRLLSQFTLWLGANLQITAIVTGALAVVLGGDVFWSLIGLLIGQLLGGGVMALHAAQGPQLGLPQMISSRVQFGVYGAVIPLVLVCLMYIGFSASGSLLAGQAVAQLLHVEDWVGIVLFAGLIMLFTIFGYRVIHGIGRVASVLGVVAFIYLFYKLLAGNDVGALLGNKHFSLSSFLLAISLSASWQIAFGPYVADYSRYLPRSTSASKTFWAVGLGSVIGAQASMVFGVFAAALAGSQFAHHEVSFIVGLGGTGIVAALLYFSIAFGKVTVTTLNAYGSFMSIATIISGFRGSRHIGSGTRLLYIFVMVSIAAALALLGKDSFLKDFSAFILFLLAFFTPWSAINLVDFYCITKERYDIPALSNPDGRYGRWNLMGISIYVFGVLIQMPFISTHFYTGPLVASLGDTDISWIIGLVVPAALYYWAAKKWHSAIPERLILPVEQGAAPTTNGLVAQA; this comes from the coding sequence ATGGCTGTAAAAGACGCTCGTGCAAGCACCACCCCGTTGATCGAAAAGCGTTCGATCGACTACATCCCGGAAGCGGAAAGACACGGCCGTCTGTTAAGTCAGTTCACCCTGTGGTTGGGTGCCAATTTGCAGATCACCGCGATTGTCACCGGGGCCCTGGCCGTGGTGCTGGGCGGTGATGTGTTCTGGTCGTTGATCGGTTTGTTGATCGGTCAACTGCTGGGCGGCGGCGTCATGGCGCTGCATGCTGCGCAGGGGCCGCAACTGGGCTTGCCGCAGATGATTTCCAGCCGCGTGCAGTTTGGCGTGTATGGCGCGGTGATCCCGCTGGTGCTGGTGTGCCTGATGTATATCGGTTTCTCCGCCAGTGGTTCGCTGCTCGCAGGGCAAGCGGTGGCGCAGTTGCTCCACGTTGAAGACTGGGTCGGCATCGTGCTGTTTGCCGGGCTGATCATGCTGTTTACGATCTTCGGTTACCGCGTCATCCACGGCATTGGCCGGGTTGCCAGCGTGCTTGGGGTGGTTGCGTTCATCTACCTGTTCTACAAGCTGCTGGCCGGTAACGACGTCGGAGCGTTGCTGGGCAACAAGCACTTTTCCCTGAGCAGTTTCCTGCTGGCAATTTCCCTGTCGGCGTCCTGGCAGATTGCGTTTGGTCCCTATGTAGCGGACTACTCGCGTTATCTGCCGCGCAGCACCTCGGCGTCGAAAACCTTCTGGGCCGTGGGCCTGGGCTCGGTGATCGGCGCGCAGGCGTCGATGGTGTTTGGTGTGTTTGCGGCGGCCCTGGCCGGTTCGCAATTCGCTCACCACGAAGTGTCGTTTATCGTCGGCCTGGGTGGCACCGGGATCGTCGCGGCGCTGCTGTATTTCAGCATCGCCTTCGGTAAGGTCACCGTGACCACCCTCAATGCCTACGGCAGTTTCATGTCGATCGCGACGATCATCAGTGGCTTTCGTGGCAGCCGGCACATCGGCAGTGGTACGCGGCTGCTGTACATCTTCGTGATGGTGTCGATTGCCGCCGCGCTGGCCTTGCTGGGCAAGGACTCGTTCCTCAAGGATTTCTCCGCGTTCATCCTGTTCCTGCTGGCGTTTTTCACGCCTTGGAGCGCGATCAACCTGGTGGATTTCTACTGCATCACCAAAGAGCGCTACGACATCCCGGCGTTGTCCAATCCCGACGGACGCTACGGTCGCTGGAATCTGATGGGCATCAGCATCTACGTGTTTGGCGTGCTGATTCAGATGCCGTTCATCTCCACGCATTTCTACACCGGGCCACTGGTTGCGAGCCTGGGCGACACCGATATCTCCTGGATTATCGGGCTGGTGGTGCCGGCTGCGCTTTACTACTGGGCCGCCAAAAAGTGGCACAGCGCGATACCTGAACGACTGATCCTGCCGGTAGAGCAGGGCGCTGCACCAACGACAAACGGGCTGGTTGCACAGGCCTGA
- a CDS encoding ABC transporter substrate-binding protein, with protein MKMNKTLLATLFSTGLLASAGAQAAGWCESGKPVKFAGLNWESGMLLTDILQTVLEKGYDCKTDSLPGNSITMENALSSNDIQVFAEEWVGRSEVWNKAEKAGKVVGVGAPVVGAVEGWYVPRYVIEGDAKRKLEPKAPGLKTIADLAKYSAVFKDQEEPSKGRFYNCPAGWTCELDNSEMLKSYGLESTYTNFRPGTGPALDAAVLSSYKRGEPILFYYWSPTPLMGQVDLVKLEEKPGVDKSVSIKVGLSKTFHEQAPELVAVLEKVNLPIDLLNQNLGRMAKERIESSKLAKIFLKEHPEVWHAWVSDDAAKKIDAAL; from the coding sequence ATGAAAATGAATAAAACCCTGCTGGCCACGTTGTTCTCTACAGGTTTGCTGGCTTCTGCTGGCGCCCAGGCGGCCGGTTGGTGCGAATCCGGCAAACCGGTGAAATTTGCCGGGCTGAACTGGGAAAGCGGCATGTTGCTCACCGACATCCTGCAAACCGTGCTGGAAAAAGGCTACGACTGCAAAACCGACAGCCTGCCGGGCAACTCCATCACCATGGAGAACGCCCTGAGCAGCAACGACATCCAGGTGTTTGCCGAAGAATGGGTGGGCCGCAGCGAAGTCTGGAACAAGGCCGAGAAGGCCGGCAAAGTCGTCGGTGTCGGTGCGCCGGTCGTGGGCGCTGTCGAGGGTTGGTACGTGCCGCGCTACGTGATCGAAGGCGATGCCAAGCGCAAGCTGGAGCCCAAGGCGCCAGGCCTGAAAACCATTGCCGACCTGGCCAAGTATTCCGCGGTGTTCAAGGACCAGGAAGAGCCATCCAAGGGCCGTTTCTACAACTGCCCGGCCGGCTGGACCTGTGAGTTGGACAACAGCGAGATGCTCAAAAGCTACGGCCTGGAAAGCACCTACACCAACTTCCGCCCAGGCACTGGCCCGGCGCTGGATGCGGCGGTGCTGTCGAGCTACAAGCGTGGCGAGCCGATCCTGTTCTACTACTGGTCGCCAACCCCGCTGATGGGCCAGGTCGATCTGGTCAAGCTCGAAGAAAAGCCCGGCGTGGATAAAAGCGTGAGCATCAAGGTCGGTCTGTCCAAGACCTTCCACGAGCAAGCACCGGAGCTGGTGGCTGTGCTGGAAAAGGTCAACCTGCCCATCGACCTGCTGAACCAGAACCTGGGCCGCATGGCCAAGGAGCGAATTGAGTCGTCAAAACTGGCGAAAATTTTCCTCAAGGAACATCCTGAAGTCTGGCACGCATGGGTGAGCGACGACGCAGCCAAGAAAATCGACGCGGCCTTGTAG
- a CDS encoding class 1 fructose-bisphosphatase, producing the protein MSRVTLSRYLIEQTRSNNTPADLRFLIEVVARACKEISHAVSKGALGGVLGSMGTENVQGEVQKKLDVISNEILLEANEWGGHLAGMASEEMDNAYQIPGKYPKGAYLLVFDPLDGSSNIDINAPVGTIFSVLRCPNEYLSQNEALNEKAFLQPGTEQVAAGYAIYGPQTMLVLTLGDGVKGFTLDREMGSFVLTHEDITIPASTQEFAINMSNQRHWEAPVKRYVNELMEGEEGPLKKNFNMRWVAAMVADVHRILTRGGLFMYPRDSREPSKPGKLRLMYEANPMSFLVEQAGGASTDGHQRILDIQPEGLHQRVAVFLGSKEEVERVTGYHKA; encoded by the coding sequence ATGTCCCGCGTTACCCTGAGTCGCTATTTGATCGAGCAGACCCGCAGCAACAACACGCCTGCCGATCTGCGCTTCCTTATCGAGGTGGTGGCGCGTGCTTGCAAGGAAATCAGCCACGCCGTCTCCAAAGGCGCGCTGGGTGGTGTCCTGGGCAGCATGGGCACTGAAAACGTACAAGGCGAAGTGCAGAAGAAGCTCGACGTGATTTCCAACGAAATCCTGCTCGAGGCCAACGAGTGGGGCGGTCACCTGGCCGGCATGGCGTCCGAAGAAATGGACAACGCCTACCAGATCCCGGGCAAATACCCTAAAGGCGCGTACCTCTTGGTATTCGACCCGTTGGACGGTTCGTCCAACATCGACATCAACGCGCCGGTCGGCACCATCTTCTCGGTACTGCGTTGCCCGAACGAATACCTGAGCCAGAACGAAGCGCTGAACGAGAAAGCCTTCCTGCAGCCAGGCACCGAGCAGGTGGCTGCCGGTTACGCAATCTACGGCCCGCAGACCATGCTGGTACTGACCTTGGGCGACGGCGTCAAAGGCTTCACCCTGGACCGTGAAATGGGCAGCTTCGTGCTCACCCACGAAGACATCACCATTCCGGCGTCGACCCAGGAATTTGCGATCAACATGTCCAACCAGCGTCACTGGGAAGCTCCGGTAAAGCGTTACGTGAACGAGTTGATGGAAGGCGAAGAAGGCCCGTTGAAGAAGAACTTCAACATGCGCTGGGTGGCTGCGATGGTTGCCGACGTGCACCGCATCCTGACCCGTGGTGGCCTGTTCATGTACCCACGTGACAGCCGCGAGCCGTCCAAGCCGGGCAAACTGCGCCTGATGTACGAGGCCAACCCGATGTCGTTCCTGGTCGAGCAGGCGGGCGGTGCGTCCACTGACGGCCACCAGCGCATCCTCGACATCCAGCCTGAAGGCCTGCACCAGCGTGTGGCGGTGTTCCTGGGTTCGAAGGAAGAAGTTGAGCGTGTGACCGGCTACCACAAGGCGTAA
- a CDS encoding formimidoylglutamate deiminase, with translation MSAFFAECALLPNGWANDVRLEVSAEGLLTKVEPNASADGAERLRGPVLAGMPNLHSHAFQRAMAGLAEVAGNPNDSFWTWRDLMYRMVGKISPDQLQIIARQLYIEMLKAGYTSVAEFHYVHHDVSGQPYSDPAELSRQISQAAASSGIGLTLLPVLYSHSGFGGQAPNEGQRRFINSTENYLNLQSRLQPILAAQPAQRLGVCFHSLRAVTPQQISEVLAASDKACPVHIHIAEQQKEVDDCLAWSGKRPLQWLYDNVEVDQRWCLVHATHANPDEVTLMAKSRAIAGLCLTTEANLGDGIFPAMDFLAQGGRMGIGSDSHVSLSVVEELRWLEYGQRLRDQRRNRLYRSDQPMVGRTLFDAALDGGAEALGQPIGRLEVGKRADWLVLDGNDPYLATANEDGILNRWLFAGGDRQVRDVLVNGQWVIRDGHHAAEEDSSRAFTQVLRDLLG, from the coding sequence ATGTCCGCTTTCTTTGCCGAATGCGCGCTGCTGCCTAATGGATGGGCCAATGATGTACGTCTTGAAGTCAGCGCCGAGGGCCTGCTGACCAAGGTTGAGCCCAACGCCAGTGCAGACGGTGCCGAACGGCTCAGGGGCCCGGTGCTGGCCGGTATGCCGAACCTGCATTCCCATGCGTTCCAGCGGGCGATGGCCGGGCTGGCGGAAGTGGCCGGCAACCCGAATGACAGCTTCTGGACCTGGCGCGACTTGATGTATCGGATGGTCGGCAAGATCAGCCCCGACCAGTTGCAGATCATCGCGCGCCAGCTGTACATCGAAATGCTCAAGGCCGGCTACACCTCGGTGGCCGAATTTCATTACGTGCACCACGACGTCAGCGGCCAGCCCTATTCCGACCCGGCGGAGCTGTCGCGGCAAATCAGCCAGGCGGCCGCCAGCAGCGGTATCGGCCTGACCTTGCTGCCAGTGCTGTACAGCCATTCCGGGTTCGGCGGCCAGGCACCCAACGAAGGCCAGCGCCGCTTTATCAACAGCACCGAGAACTACCTGAACCTGCAATCACGCCTGCAACCGATTCTGGCCGCGCAACCAGCGCAGCGGTTGGGCGTGTGCTTTCACTCGCTGCGCGCCGTCACACCGCAGCAGATCAGCGAGGTACTGGCCGCCAGCGACAAGGCGTGCCCGGTGCATATCCACATCGCCGAGCAACAGAAGGAAGTCGACGACTGTTTGGCCTGGAGCGGCAAGCGTCCGCTGCAATGGCTGTATGACAATGTTGAAGTGGATCAACGCTGGTGCCTGGTGCATGCGACTCACGCCAATCCGGATGAAGTGACGTTGATGGCCAAGAGCCGGGCGATCGCCGGGCTGTGCCTGACCACCGAAGCCAACCTGGGCGACGGGATCTTCCCGGCGATGGACTTCCTGGCGCAGGGCGGGCGCATGGGGATTGGTTCTGACAGCCACGTATCGTTGAGCGTGGTGGAAGAGTTGCGCTGGCTGGAATATGGCCAGCGGCTGCGGGACCAGCGGCGCAACCGGCTGTATCGCAGCGATCAGCCGATGGTCGGCCGTACGCTGTTCGATGCCGCGCTGGACGGCGGCGCCGAAGCGCTGGGGCAGCCGATTGGCCGCCTGGAGGTCGGCAAGCGTGCAGACTGGCTGGTGCTGGACGGCAACGATCCGTACCTAGCAACGGCGAACGAAGACGGAATTCTCAATCGCTGGCTGTTTGCCGGTGGTGATCGCCAGGTACGCGACGTGCTGGTCAACGGCCAGTGGGTGATTCGCGACGGGCATCACGCCGCCGAGGAAGACAGCAGCCGGGCGTTTACCCAGGTCTTGCGGGATTTGCTGGGCTGA
- the hutC gene encoding histidine utilization repressor, whose protein sequence is MDESPAPLYARVKQMISQQILNGNWPPHYRVPSESELVNQLGFSRMTINRALRELTAEGLLVRMQGVGTFVAEPKSQSALFEVHNIADEIASRGHRHTCKVITLGEEAAGSERAVALEMREGGRVFHSLIVHYENDIPVQIEDRFVNALVAPEYLQQDFTQQTPYAYLNQVAPLTEGEHVVEAILADADECKLLQIETSEPCLLIRRRTWSGRQPVTAARLIHPGSRHSLEGRFSK, encoded by the coding sequence ATGGACGAAAGTCCGGCGCCCTTGTATGCCCGTGTCAAACAAATGATCAGCCAGCAGATTCTCAACGGCAACTGGCCGCCTCATTACCGCGTGCCGTCAGAAAGCGAACTGGTCAACCAACTCGGCTTCAGCCGCATGACCATCAATCGCGCCCTGCGTGAGTTGACCGCCGAAGGCCTGCTGGTACGCATGCAAGGCGTGGGCACGTTCGTCGCCGAGCCCAAGAGCCAGTCGGCCCTGTTTGAAGTGCACAACATTGCCGATGAGATCGCCTCCCGCGGTCATCGCCATACGTGCAAAGTCATTACCCTCGGCGAAGAAGCCGCCGGTTCCGAGCGCGCCGTTGCCCTCGAAATGCGCGAGGGCGGGCGGGTGTTCCACTCGCTGATCGTGCACTACGAAAACGACATCCCGGTGCAAATCGAAGACCGCTTCGTCAACGCCCTGGTAGCCCCGGAATACCTGCAGCAGGACTTCACCCAGCAAACGCCCTATGCCTACCTCAACCAAGTGGCACCGCTGACCGAAGGCGAGCACGTGGTGGAGGCGATCCTGGCCGACGCCGATGAATGCAAGTTGCTGCAAATCGAAACCAGCGAGCCGTGCCTGCTGATTCGCCGCCGCACCTGGTCTGGCCGCCAGCCGGTCACGGCGGCGCGGTTGATCCACCCCGGTTCCCGTCATAGCCTGGAAGGACGTTTCAGTAAATGA
- a CDS encoding HutD family protein: protein MSSMTVWRAADYVSMPWKNGGGSTEEITRDAGTGMDGFGWRLSIADIAESGGFSTFAGYQRVITVIKGAGMVLTVDGEEQRGLLPLQPFAFCGESEVSCRLITGPIRDFNLIYSPERYQVRFQWIDGEQRFFTTAQTVLVFSVADEVKVLDQKLGHHDCLQVDGNTGLLDIAVSGRSCIIELTARG, encoded by the coding sequence ATGAGTTCGATGACAGTCTGGCGCGCCGCCGATTACGTGAGCATGCCGTGGAAAAACGGCGGCGGCAGCACCGAAGAAATTACCCGTGACGCAGGCACTGGCATGGACGGTTTCGGCTGGCGCCTGTCGATAGCAGACATCGCCGAGTCGGGCGGGTTTTCGACCTTCGCCGGTTATCAGCGTGTGATCACCGTGATCAAGGGCGCGGGCATGGTCCTGACCGTGGATGGTGAGGAACAGCGCGGGTTGTTGCCGTTGCAGCCATTCGCGTTCTGCGGTGAAAGCGAGGTTTCATGCCGTTTGATCACCGGGCCGATTCGCGATTTCAACCTGATCTATTCGCCCGAGCGCTACCAGGTGCGTTTTCAATGGATAGACGGTGAGCAGCGGTTTTTCACCACGGCGCAGACGGTGCTGGTGTTCAGCGTGGCGGACGAAGTGAAGGTGCTGGACCAGAAGCTGGGGCACCATGATTGCCTGCAAGTGGACGGTAACACTGGCTTGCTGGACATCGCTGTCAGCGGCCGCAGTTGCATTATCGAACTGACCGCACGCGGTTAA
- a CDS encoding DUF3999 domain-containing protein, which translates to MGKLSVALLGLCTTLSAWAQETPADFSTRVPLTVSGEGPWYRLELPLAVQLSARQADLSDVRVFNAAGEPQAYALARQSAQSTESRSLANVKWFPLYAAADSTEAVPSVRVQSTSTGTLVQVQPPSQLEAGEEVLRGWLLDASAIKAPLQQLILDWTSERDGFQRFSIEAGDDLQHWRSWGEGQVARLSFADERVEQHEVSLPGQSARYLRLLWKGQAAPALTSAQLESVSAHSLPAPLVWSQPLSGSRLKAGEYSWQLPNALNVERLRIDLSQPNSLAPVTLSGRRESNQAWQPLSSGLLYRLTQNGQDVLQNELQLPGQAVAQLKLDVDERGGGLGVEAPTLSFAVRATQLVFLARGEPPFTLALGNPSVKGANLPLSTLIPDYSAEHLAGLGQAKVAGEAVVTSPAVAAPVEAGPNWKKLGLWAVLLLGVAALGAMAYSLLRKPPVAR; encoded by the coding sequence ATGGGCAAGCTGAGTGTGGCGCTGTTGGGGTTGTGCACAACGTTATCGGCCTGGGCCCAGGAAACGCCCGCCGATTTCAGCACGCGAGTGCCGCTGACGGTCAGCGGCGAAGGCCCGTGGTACCGCCTGGAGCTGCCGCTGGCGGTGCAATTGAGCGCCCGTCAGGCCGACCTGAGTGATGTGCGGGTGTTCAACGCAGCCGGCGAGCCGCAGGCCTACGCGCTGGCACGGCAGTCGGCGCAAAGCACTGAAAGCCGCAGCCTGGCCAACGTGAAATGGTTCCCGCTGTACGCTGCCGCCGACTCCACTGAAGCCGTGCCCAGCGTGCGTGTGCAATCCACCTCAACCGGCACGCTGGTGCAGGTGCAGCCACCAAGCCAGCTGGAGGCGGGCGAAGAAGTACTGCGCGGTTGGCTGCTCGATGCGAGTGCGATCAAGGCGCCATTGCAGCAACTAATCCTCGACTGGACCAGCGAGCGCGACGGCTTCCAGCGTTTCAGTATCGAAGCCGGCGACGACTTGCAGCACTGGCGTTCGTGGGGCGAGGGGCAGGTGGCACGGTTGTCGTTTGCCGACGAGCGCGTCGAGCAGCATGAAGTGAGTTTGCCGGGGCAATCGGCGCGTTATCTGCGCCTGCTCTGGAAAGGCCAGGCAGCACCGGCGTTGACGTCGGCGCAGTTGGAAAGTGTCAGCGCCCATAGCTTGCCAGCGCCGTTGGTGTGGTCGCAGCCACTCTCGGGTAGCCGTCTCAAGGCGGGAGAATACAGCTGGCAGTTGCCCAACGCACTGAACGTCGAACGTCTGCGTATCGACCTGAGCCAACCCAACAGCCTGGCGCCGGTCACCTTGTCGGGCCGCCGGGAGAGCAATCAGGCCTGGCAGCCCTTGAGCAGTGGTTTGCTCTACCGGCTGACGCAAAACGGCCAGGACGTTTTACAGAACGAATTGCAGTTGCCGGGCCAGGCGGTTGCCCAGCTCAAGCTCGACGTGGACGAACGCGGCGGCGGCTTGGGTGTGGAGGCGCCGACCTTGAGCTTCGCAGTGCGCGCCACACAATTGGTGTTCCTGGCGCGGGGTGAGCCACCGTTCACGTTGGCGCTGGGCAATCCGTCGGTGAAAGGCGCGAACTTGCCGCTGTCGACGCTGATCCCGGATTACAGCGCCGAACACCTTGCCGGGCTTGGGCAGGCCAAGGTGGCGGGCGAGGCGGTGGTGACTTCGCCCGCGGTTGCGGCCCCGGTTGAGGCCGGGCCGAACTGGAAAAAACTCGGTCTTTGGGCCGTGCTGCTGCTCGGTGTGGCGGCGCTCGGAGCCATGGCCTACAGTTTGCTGCGCAAGCCGCCGGTGGCACGTTAA
- the hutU gene encoding urocanate hydratase, which yields MTKPTKYRDVEIRAARGNTLTAKSWLTEAPLRMLMNNLDPQVAENPKELVVYGGIGRAARNWECYDQIVESLTNLNDDETLLVQSGKPVGVFKTHSNAPRVLIANSNLVPHWASWEHFNELDAKGLAMYGQMTAGSWIYIGSQGIVQGTYETFVEAGRQHYNDDLKGRWVLTAGLGGMGGAQPLAATLAGACSLNIECQQVSIDFRLSSRYVDEQATDLDDALARIDKYTKAGQAISIALLGNAAEILPELVKRGVRPDMVTDQTSAHDPLNGYLPAGWTWDEYRARAKTEPAQVIKAAKQSMAVHVQAMLDFQKMGVPTFDYGNNIRQMAQEEGVENAFDFPGFVPAYIRPLFCRGIGPFRWAALSGDPQDIYKTDAKVKELIPDDAHLHNWLDMARERISFQGLPARICWVGLGQRAKLGLAFNEMVRSGELSAPVVIGRDHLDSGSVASPNRETESMQDGSDAVSDWPLLNALLNTASGATWVSLHHGGGVGMGFSQHSGMVIVCDGTDEAAERIARVLHNDPATGVMRHADAGYQIAIDCAKEQGLNLPMIK from the coding sequence GTGACCAAGCCTACCAAGTACCGTGACGTTGAAATCCGTGCCGCACGCGGCAATACGCTGACCGCCAAAAGCTGGCTGACTGAAGCGCCGCTGCGCATGCTGATGAACAACCTCGACCCACAGGTTGCCGAAAACCCGAAAGAGCTGGTGGTGTACGGCGGCATCGGCCGGGCCGCGCGCAACTGGGAATGCTACGACCAGATCGTCGAAAGCCTGACCAACCTCAATGACGACGAAACCCTGCTGGTGCAATCCGGCAAACCCGTCGGCGTGTTCAAGACCCACAGCAACGCCCCGCGCGTGCTGATCGCCAACTCCAACCTGGTGCCGCACTGGGCCAGTTGGGAACACTTCAACGAACTCGACGCCAAAGGCCTGGCCATGTACGGCCAGATGACCGCCGGCAGCTGGATCTACATCGGCAGCCAGGGCATCGTGCAGGGCACCTACGAAACCTTCGTCGAAGCCGGCCGCCAGCACTACAACGATGACCTCAAGGGCCGTTGGGTGCTGACCGCCGGCCTGGGCGGCATGGGCGGCGCACAGCCACTGGCCGCGACCCTGGCCGGTGCCTGCTCGCTGAACATCGAATGCCAGCAGGTCAGCATCGACTTCCGCCTGAGCAGCCGCTACGTCGACGAGCAAGCCACCGACCTTGACGACGCCCTGGCGCGCATCGACAAATACACCAAGGCTGGCCAGGCGATCTCCATCGCGCTGCTGGGCAACGCGGCTGAAATCCTCCCGGAACTGGTCAAGCGTGGCGTGCGCCCCGACATGGTCACCGACCAGACCAGCGCCCACGACCCGCTTAACGGCTACCTGCCCGCCGGCTGGACCTGGGACGAATACCGCGCCCGCGCCAAGACCGAACCGGCGCAAGTGATCAAGGCCGCCAAGCAATCCATGGCCGTGCACGTCCAAGCGATGTTGGACTTCCAGAAAATGGGCGTGCCGACCTTCGACTACGGCAACAACATCCGCCAGATGGCGCAAGAAGAGGGCGTAGAAAACGCCTTCGACTTTCCGGGTTTCGTACCCGCGTACATCCGCCCGCTGTTCTGCCGTGGCATCGGCCCGTTCCGGTGGGCGGCGCTGTCGGGCGACCCGCAAGACATCTACAAGACCGACGCCAAAGTCAAAGAGCTGATCCCGGACGACGCCCACTTGCATAACTGGCTGGACATGGCCCGCGAGCGCATCAGCTTCCAGGGCCTGCCGGCGCGTATCTGCTGGGTTGGCCTGGGCCAGCGTGCCAAGTTGGGCCTGGCGTTCAACGAAATGGTGCGCAGCGGCGAGCTGTCGGCACCGGTTGTGATCGGCCGCGACCACCTGGACTCCGGCTCGGTCGCCAGCCCCAACCGTGAAACCGAATCGATGCAGGACGGTTCCGACGCCGTGTCCGACTGGCCACTGCTCAACGCCTTGCTCAACACCGCCAGCGGCGCGACCTGGGTCTCGCTGCACCACGGCGGTGGCGTGGGCATGGGCTTCTCCCAGCATTCCGGCATGGTGATTGTCTGCGACGGTACCGACGAAGCAGCCGAGCGTATCGCCCGCGTATTGCACAACGACCCGGCCACTGGCGTGATGCGTCATGCCGATGCGGGCTACCAGATCGCCATCGACTGCGCCAAGGAACAGGGGCTCAATCTTCCGATGATCAAGTAA
- a CDS encoding lipocalin family protein, with amino-acid sequence MMRFVLYLCASLFLAGCASHSGDDLQPKTVGSVNLKRYQGTWYELARLPMYFQRNCAQSEARYTLLPEGNMSVFNRCLTPQWKWEEAKGTATPQVAGKTDKLWVEFNNWFTALLPGVAKGDYWVLYVSDDYKTAVVGSPSRRYMWLLSRTPTVSADTREDLLSRARQQGYDTTRLIWRTSDKQMAKTSQ; translated from the coding sequence ATGATGCGTTTCGTTCTATACCTCTGCGCCAGCCTGTTTTTGGCGGGCTGCGCCAGCCATTCTGGCGATGATCTGCAACCCAAGACTGTTGGCAGCGTCAACCTCAAGCGTTACCAGGGCACCTGGTATGAGTTGGCCCGGTTGCCGATGTACTTCCAGCGCAATTGCGCGCAGTCCGAGGCCCGTTACACGCTGTTGCCCGAAGGCAATATGTCGGTGTTCAACCGCTGCCTGACGCCGCAGTGGAAGTGGGAAGAAGCCAAGGGCACGGCAACGCCGCAAGTGGCTGGCAAGACCGACAAGCTCTGGGTGGAATTCAATAACTGGTTCACCGCGCTGTTGCCGGGCGTGGCCAAGGGCGATTACTGGGTGTTGTACGTCAGCGATGACTACAAGACCGCCGTTGTCGGTAGCCCCAGCCGACGCTACATGTGGTTGTTGTCCCGCACGCCGACTGTCAGCGCCGACACGCGCGAAGACCTGTTGAGCAGGGCGCGGCAACAAGGGTATGACACCACTCGGTTGATCTGGCGTACGTCAGACAAGCAGATGGCAAAGACTTCGCAGTAA
- a CDS encoding ABC transporter permease: MFPESFTFSIADWVNSWVDSLVTNYGDVFRHISDTLLWAIVNLEGVLRAAPWWLMLAIVGGIAWHATRKVVTTAVIVGLLFLVGAVGLWDKLMQTLALMMVATVISVLIGIPLGILSARSNRLRSVLMPLLDIMQTMPSFVYLIPVLMLFGLGKVPAIFATVIYAAPPLIRLTDLGIRQVDGEVMEAINAFGANRWQQLFGVQLPLALPSIMAGINQTTMMALSMVVIASMIGARGLGEDVLVGIQTLNVGRGLEAGLAIVILAVVIDRITQAYGRPRHEASK, from the coding sequence ATGTTTCCTGAGAGTTTTACGTTTTCTATTGCCGATTGGGTCAACAGTTGGGTTGATTCGCTGGTGACCAACTACGGGGACGTGTTCCGGCACATCTCCGACACCCTGTTGTGGGCCATCGTCAACCTGGAAGGTGTGCTGCGCGCAGCGCCCTGGTGGTTGATGCTGGCGATTGTCGGCGGCATCGCCTGGCACGCCACGCGCAAGGTGGTCACCACGGCGGTGATCGTTGGCTTGCTGTTCCTGGTGGGCGCCGTTGGCCTGTGGGACAAGCTGATGCAAACCCTGGCGCTGATGATGGTGGCCACGGTGATCTCGGTGCTGATCGGCATTCCCCTGGGAATTCTGTCGGCCCGCAGCAATCGCCTGCGGTCGGTGCTGATGCCGCTGCTGGACATCATGCAAACCATGCCCAGCTTCGTGTACCTGATCCCGGTGCTGATGCTGTTCGGGCTGGGCAAGGTGCCGGCGATTTTCGCCACGGTGATCTACGCCGCACCGCCGCTGATTCGCCTGACCGACCTGGGCATCCGCCAGGTAGACGGCGAAGTCATGGAAGCGATCAACGCCTTCGGTGCCAACCGCTGGCAGCAACTGTTCGGCGTGCAACTGCCGCTGGCCCTGCCGAGCATCATGGCCGGGATCAACCAGACCACCATGATGGCGCTGTCGATGGTGGTCATCGCCTCGATGATCGGCGCCCGTGGCCTGGGCGAAGACGTACTCGTTGGCATTCAGACGCTTAACGTCGGGCGTGGCCTTGAAGCCGGCCTGGCGATCGTGATTCTCGCAGTGGTCATCGACCGCATTACCCAGGCCTATGGTCGTCCACGGCATGAGGCGAGCAAATGA